The following proteins are co-located in the Paraburkholderia phytofirmans PsJN genome:
- a CDS encoding zinc-binding dehydrogenase gives MLLPMLAGQGLARHGEILSEIGALVDRGKLRPLLDPARFSLTDVSAAYTHLEKGHAIGKVVIDICP, from the coding sequence ATGCTTCTGCCGATGCTTGCCGGTCAGGGTCTCGCTCGCCATGGAGAGATCCTGAGCGAAATCGGGGCGCTCGTCGATAGGGGTAAGCTCCGGCCGTTACTTGATCCGGCACGCTTCTCCCTGACGGATGTGAGTGCCGCCTATACCCACCTCGAAAAAGGCCATGCCATCGGCAAGGTCGTCATCGATATATGCCCCTGA
- a CDS encoding type II toxin-antitoxin system Phd/YefM family antitoxin, which translates to MPQFNHNDHINHIGHGCAMITEVSAVNFRQNLGEMLNQVQYRNDSIVINKDGKPVAALVDAELFARIRRMQERFDVLSRRINDAYAGVPAEEGLAEIEAAVAAERKAR; encoded by the coding sequence ATGCCGCAATTTAACCATAATGACCATATCAATCATATCGGTCATGGGTGCGCAATGATTACTGAAGTCAGTGCAGTGAACTTCCGGCAGAACTTGGGCGAGATGCTTAACCAGGTGCAGTACCGCAACGACAGCATCGTCATCAACAAAGACGGCAAGCCGGTCGCGGCTTTGGTCGACGCCGAGCTGTTTGCCCGCATCCGGCGCATGCAGGAACGCTTCGACGTCCTGAGCCGTCGGATCAACGATGCCTATGCCGGCGTACCGGCAGAGGAAGGCCTGGCCGAAATCGAGGCTGCCGTGGCCGCCGAGCGGAAGGCGCGCTGA
- a CDS encoding putative toxin-antitoxin system toxin component, PIN family, whose amino-acid sequence MSGLRVVLDTNVLVSGLAYPGSVPGRIVAAWRQGGLEVALSHYILDEMVRVLPRLPKVQMTPVEIRDLADSFMFLADIVEPEAKQDVALRDPADQPVLMTLIAAKAQYLVTGDKDLLALSDRYAIITPAEFWQRHGV is encoded by the coding sequence ATGTCGGGATTGCGCGTCGTACTCGATACCAATGTGCTGGTATCGGGGCTGGCCTATCCGGGTAGTGTGCCGGGACGCATCGTTGCGGCTTGGCGGCAAGGTGGCCTGGAGGTGGCACTTTCGCATTACATACTGGATGAAATGGTACGTGTATTGCCGCGTTTGCCAAAAGTCCAGATGACTCCGGTGGAAATCCGCGATCTGGCGGACAGCTTCATGTTCCTGGCCGACATAGTCGAACCCGAAGCGAAGCAGGACGTGGCGCTGCGTGATCCCGCCGACCAGCCTGTGCTGATGACTCTGATTGCAGCAAAGGCGCAGTATCTGGTCACTGGAGACAAGGATCTGTTGGCCTTGTCGGACCGCTACGCGATCATTACGCCAGCAGAGTTCTGGCAGCGGCACGGAGTCTGA
- a CDS encoding ExeA family protein: MSQRLQALYGLKWNPFSPELPLEALYVPPRVENFCWRIENALVREGGFAMIHGEPGTGKSVVMRVLAEKLERLTDLTVVSINHPQSNLADFYREMGDIFGLELRPHNRWGGFRSLRDRWMSHLQSTRRRPILLIDEAQEMSPGVLNELRLMASARFDSQPLLCVVLAGDTRLTDKLRRDELLPLGSRIRSRLGTEKASADDLLACLEHLLASAGAPQLMTPPLRHTLCEHALGNYRVLTTLANELLTTAAQRELSELDEKLYFEVFAPSTQSSRRTPARQPNGAR; encoded by the coding sequence ATGAGCCAGCGTCTGCAAGCCCTCTACGGCCTGAAGTGGAACCCGTTCTCGCCGGAGCTTCCCCTCGAAGCGCTGTACGTGCCGCCGCGCGTCGAGAACTTCTGCTGGCGCATCGAGAACGCGCTCGTGCGCGAAGGCGGCTTCGCGATGATCCACGGCGAGCCGGGGACCGGCAAGAGCGTGGTCATGCGCGTGCTGGCCGAGAAGCTCGAGCGACTGACCGATCTGACAGTCGTCTCGATCAATCATCCGCAGAGCAACCTTGCCGACTTCTATCGCGAGATGGGCGACATCTTCGGTCTGGAACTCCGGCCGCACAACCGCTGGGGCGGCTTCAGGTCGCTGCGCGACCGGTGGATGTCGCACCTGCAAAGCACGCGCCGGCGCCCAATCCTGCTGATCGACGAAGCGCAGGAAATGAGTCCCGGCGTGCTCAACGAACTGCGGCTCATGGCCAGCGCCCGCTTCGATTCGCAGCCCCTGCTGTGCGTGGTGCTCGCCGGCGACACGCGCCTGACCGACAAGCTGCGGCGCGACGAACTGCTGCCACTGGGCAGCCGTATCCGTTCCCGCCTGGGGACCGAGAAGGCTTCGGCCGACGACCTGCTGGCCTGCCTCGAACATCTGCTCGCCAGCGCCGGCGCCCCGCAGCTGATGACACCGCCGCTGCGCCACACGCTGTGCGAACACGCGCTGGGCAACTACCGCGTGCTCACCACGCTCGCCAACGAACTGCTCACCACCGCCGCGCAGCGGGAACTGTCCGAACTCGACGAGAAGCTGTACTTCGAGGTCTTTGCACCATCAACACAGTCCTCGCGCCGCACGCCAGCGCGTCAACCCAACGGAGCCCGATGA
- a CDS encoding helix-turn-helix domain-containing protein, translating into MTELHDLPLRDRWARLRFAVVGPLLAAPPEPGQVRELITALAAKRWRHPVTGDDVQFGRSTVERWFYRARKAAHDPVASLRDRKRPSGAGASLSPQAVQAIRAQYREHPGWTCQLHVDNLKVTLGPANLPSYTTVRRYLRAQGLSRERKPRHTSAGAMLARDRLEKLEVRSFEVEHVNALWHLDFHHGSRKLLTHDGQWITPMLLCVLDDRSRVVCHAQWFLDETARSLIHGLTQALQRRGRPRALMTDNGAAMLAEETTAGLLALGVLHQTTLPYSPYQNAKQETFWARIEGRVMAMLEGEPNLTLELLNQATHAWIEREYHHAHHSEIGGTPLKRYLAGPDVGRECPSSDALRAAFRIDVTRAQRRSDGTVSLAGTRFEIPSAYRHLQRVHLRYARWDLSGVDLVDAGSGAVLCPLRPLDKAANADGQRRRLDAVNVEPPPASAPGIAPLLRQMLADHAATGLPPAWIPANWQEEA; encoded by the coding sequence ATGACTGAACTTCACGATTTACCCCTGCGGGATCGTTGGGCGCGCCTGCGCTTTGCGGTTGTGGGCCCCTTGCTGGCAGCACCGCCTGAACCCGGGCAGGTGCGCGAACTCATCACCGCGCTGGCCGCCAAACGCTGGCGTCATCCCGTCACTGGCGACGATGTCCAGTTCGGCCGCTCCACCGTTGAGCGGTGGTTCTACCGGGCCCGCAAGGCGGCCCACGATCCGGTGGCGAGCCTGCGCGACCGCAAGCGCCCCAGCGGCGCCGGCGCAAGCCTGTCGCCTCAGGCGGTACAGGCGATTCGCGCGCAGTACCGGGAACATCCCGGCTGGACCTGCCAGTTGCACGTCGACAATCTCAAGGTCACGCTCGGCCCGGCGAACCTGCCGTCGTACACGACGGTGCGTCGTTATCTGCGTGCGCAGGGCCTGTCCCGTGAACGCAAGCCGCGTCATACCAGCGCCGGCGCGATGCTCGCACGCGATCGCCTCGAGAAGCTCGAGGTCCGCAGCTTCGAGGTCGAGCACGTCAACGCGCTCTGGCATCTCGATTTCCATCACGGCTCGCGCAAGCTGCTCACGCATGATGGCCAGTGGATCACGCCGATGCTGCTGTGCGTGCTCGATGACCGTTCGCGCGTCGTCTGTCACGCGCAATGGTTTCTCGATGAGACCGCACGTAGTCTGATCCATGGGCTCACCCAGGCGCTCCAGCGTCGTGGCCGGCCTCGCGCACTGATGACCGACAACGGCGCAGCAATGCTTGCCGAGGAGACGACCGCCGGCTTGCTCGCGCTCGGCGTGCTGCACCAGACGACCTTGCCATATTCGCCGTACCAGAACGCGAAGCAGGAAACGTTCTGGGCCCGCATCGAAGGGCGCGTGATGGCCATGCTCGAAGGCGAGCCCAATCTCACGCTCGAACTGCTCAATCAGGCCACCCACGCGTGGATCGAGCGCGAGTACCACCACGCGCATCATTCTGAGATCGGTGGCACGCCGCTCAAACGCTATCTGGCCGGCCCCGATGTGGGCCGCGAATGCCCGTCGAGTGACGCGCTGCGCGCCGCATTCCGTATCGACGTGACGCGCGCCCAGCGGCGCTCGGATGGCACCGTGAGTCTGGCCGGCACGCGCTTCGAGATTCCCTCGGCCTACCGGCACCTGCAGCGCGTGCACCTGCGCTATGCGCGCTGGGACCTGAGCGGCGTCGATCTCGTCGACGCCGGCAGCGGCGCCGTGCTGTGCCCGCTGCGGCCGCTGGACAAGGCCGCCAATGCTGATGGCCAGCGCAGGCGACTCGATGCCGTCAATGTCGAGCCGCCACCGGCCAGTGCGCCCGGCATCGCGCCGCTGCTACGCCAGATGCTGGCCGACCACGCCGCAACCGGGTTGCCGCCAGCCTGGATTCCCGCCAACTGGCAGGAGGAGGCATGA
- a CDS encoding excinuclease ABC subunit UvrA: MPNPSFGESSCTAAASGLVQVRGAREHNLKDVDVNIPRNALVVFSGVSGSGKSSLAFGTLYAEAQRRYFESVAPYARRLIDQAGVPDVDSIDGLPPAVALQQQRGASNARSSVGSVTTLSSLVRMMYSRAGAYPAGQPMLYAEDFSPNMPQGACPTCHGLGHVYEVTEAIMVPDPSLTIRERAIASWPPAWQGQNLRDILVSMGYDVDRPWKDLPRRDRDWILFTEETPTVPVYAGFTPAETRAALKRKLEPSYMGTFTGARRYVLHTFANTQSALMRKRVSRFMEGKPCPTCHGKRLKPEALSVTFAGVDIGEFMQMPLDQLAALLEPIAQGDFRAHVAGAGTDREATRRDRAERAASGRAVHSVSPDVRRTSALSEEKRLAAQRLAGGVMARLRQLRGLGLGYLTLDRATPTLSAGELQRLRLATQLSSLLFGVVYVLDEPSAGLHPADSQALYDALDRLRDAGNSVFVVEHDLDLMRRAQWLVDVGPDAGERGGRVLYSGEPDGLRQIAESRTARYLFDEIPAPGSRAREASDWLELQGVHRHNLHGVDARIPLGVLTAVTGISGSGKSSLVAQTLPELVLLHLGHEPEDDAAESGTGEGPAVIEVTGGHLAGDVDAVQRLVQVDQKPIGRTPRSNLATYTGLFDHVRKLFAATPDARRRRYDAGRFSFNVAKGRCETCEGEGFVSVELLFMPSVYAPCPTCHGARYNEATLKVLWKDRNIAEVLQMTVDEASEFFAGEDAVARPLQLLRDIGLGYLRLGQPATELSGGEAQRIKLATELQRSQRGRSLYVLDEPTTGLHASDADRLLVQLQRLVDAGNTVVMIEHDMRAVAQADWVIDVGPGAGDAGGRVVAAGTPPQVAQVPDSRTAPFLAQELARTETDVQHGRRRQG; the protein is encoded by the coding sequence ATGCCAAACCCTTCTTTCGGTGAATCCTCCTGTACCGCCGCAGCCAGCGGCCTCGTGCAGGTGCGGGGCGCGCGCGAACACAATCTCAAGGACGTTGACGTCAACATCCCGCGCAACGCGCTGGTGGTGTTCTCGGGTGTCTCCGGCTCCGGCAAGTCCTCGCTCGCCTTCGGCACCCTCTATGCCGAGGCCCAGCGGCGCTACTTCGAGTCGGTGGCCCCCTATGCGCGGCGCCTGATCGACCAGGCCGGCGTGCCCGACGTCGATTCGATCGACGGCCTGCCACCGGCGGTCGCATTGCAGCAGCAACGCGGCGCCAGCAATGCACGTTCTTCGGTAGGAAGCGTAACCACCCTGTCCAGCCTGGTGCGGATGATGTATTCGCGTGCTGGCGCCTACCCGGCCGGTCAGCCGATGCTGTACGCCGAAGATTTTTCGCCCAACATGCCGCAGGGAGCATGTCCGACCTGCCACGGTCTGGGCCATGTGTACGAGGTGACCGAGGCCATCATGGTGCCCGATCCTTCCCTGACCATCCGCGAGCGTGCAATCGCCTCGTGGCCCCCCGCCTGGCAAGGGCAGAACCTGCGCGACATCCTGGTCAGCATGGGCTATGACGTCGACCGGCCGTGGAAGGACCTGCCCAGGAGAGATCGCGACTGGATCCTGTTCACCGAAGAAACACCCACGGTGCCGGTGTACGCGGGCTTCACGCCCGCTGAAACCCGCGCCGCGCTCAAGCGCAAGCTGGAGCCGAGCTACATGGGCACCTTCACCGGCGCCAGGCGCTACGTGCTGCACACCTTTGCCAACACCCAGAGCGCCCTGATGAGAAAGCGCGTCTCCCGGTTCATGGAAGGCAAGCCGTGCCCCACCTGCCACGGCAAACGGCTCAAGCCCGAAGCGCTGTCGGTCACCTTCGCCGGCGTGGACATCGGCGAGTTCATGCAGATGCCGCTGGACCAGTTGGCAGCCTTGCTCGAACCCATCGCCCAGGGGGATTTCCGCGCCCATGTGGCGGGCGCGGGTACGGACAGGGAAGCGACCCGGCGTGACCGCGCCGAACGCGCGGCCTCCGGCCGCGCCGTCCATTCGGTGTCGCCTGACGTGCGTCGCACCTCCGCGCTGTCGGAAGAAAAGCGCCTTGCAGCGCAGCGGCTGGCTGGTGGCGTGATGGCACGCCTGCGCCAACTGCGCGGGCTGGGCCTGGGTTACCTGACGCTGGACCGGGCCACGCCGACGCTTTCGGCCGGCGAGTTGCAGCGCCTGCGGCTGGCCACGCAATTGAGTTCCCTGCTGTTCGGCGTCGTGTACGTACTCGACGAACCCTCGGCGGGGCTGCACCCCGCCGACAGTCAGGCTCTGTACGACGCACTCGACAGGCTGCGCGACGCGGGCAACTCGGTGTTCGTTGTAGAGCACGACCTGGACCTGATGCGCCGCGCACAATGGCTCGTGGACGTGGGGCCGGATGCTGGGGAGCGTGGCGGCCGCGTGCTGTACAGCGGTGAGCCGGACGGCCTGCGACAGATCGCCGAATCGCGTACCGCGCGCTACCTGTTCGACGAGATCCCCGCGCCGGGCAGCCGGGCACGCGAAGCCAGCGACTGGCTGGAGTTGCAGGGCGTCCACCGCCACAACCTGCATGGCGTGGATGCGCGCATTCCGCTAGGCGTGCTGACGGCCGTCACCGGCATCTCCGGCTCGGGCAAGTCCAGCCTCGTCGCGCAGACCCTGCCGGAACTGGTGCTGCTGCACCTGGGCCACGAGCCTGAAGACGATGCGGCGGAAAGCGGAACCGGTGAAGGGCCAGCGGTGATCGAGGTCACCGGCGGTCATCTGGCCGGTGACGTGGATGCCGTGCAGCGTCTGGTGCAGGTGGACCAGAAGCCGATCGGGCGCACGCCTCGCTCGAACCTGGCCACCTACACGGGCCTGTTTGACCATGTGCGCAAGCTGTTCGCCGCCACCCCCGATGCGCGCCGCCGCCGCTATGACGCTGGCCGGTTCTCGTTCAACGTGGCCAAGGGGCGCTGCGAAACCTGCGAGGGCGAAGGCTTCGTCAGCGTAGAGCTGCTGTTCATGCCCAGCGTGTACGCGCCGTGCCCGACCTGCCATGGTGCACGCTACAACGAGGCCACGCTGAAGGTTCTCTGGAAAGACCGCAACATCGCCGAGGTACTGCAGATGACCGTGGACGAAGCCAGCGAATTCTTTGCGGGTGAAGACGCTGTGGCAAGGCCACTACAACTGCTGCGCGATATCGGACTGGGCTATCTGCGCCTGGGACAACCGGCCACTGAGCTTTCCGGTGGCGAGGCGCAGCGCATCAAGCTGGCCACCGAGCTTCAGCGCAGCCAGCGCGGACGCAGCCTGTACGTGCTCGACGAGCCGACCACCGGGCTGCATGCGTCGGATGCCGACCGGCTGCTGGTGCAGTTGCAGCGCCTGGTCGATGCCGGCAATACCGTGGTGATGATCGAGCACGACATGCGGGCCGTGGCACAGGCCGACTGGGTGATCGACGTGGGACCCGGCGCGGGCGATGCCGGGGGCCGCGTGGTGGCCGCCGGCACCCCGCCTCAGGTGGCACAGGTGCCGGATAGCCGGACAGCGCCTTTTCTCGCCCAGGAACTGGCACGCACCGAAACGGATGTCCAACACGGACGCCGGAGACAGGGATAA
- a CDS encoding replication-associated recombination protein A, which translates to MTDLFTTKPKPPLAELLRPRTLDEFVGQRHLLGAGKPLRLAFEAGKLHSFILWGPPGVGKTTLGRLAASATDSRFIAISAVLAGVKDIRQAIDEAQAELDNHGRSTVLFVDEIHRFNKAQQDALLPHVESGLLTLVGGTTEHPGLAVNSALLSRAQVYTLEPLSGDELQQLYERARPHLQGVTLDADALDLLKGFADGDGRRFLNLLEQVTNAASGAGKAVVDAAFARVSTSPSLRRFDKGGDEFYWQLSAFHKSLRGSDPDAALYWLARILDGSGDVSQVTRRMVVMASEDIGNADPLALQLALNAAQAYERLGSPEGEIPLAQAVTYLALAPKSNAAYTAWDQAKAFVKSSGSQPVPLHLRNAPAKLMKQMGYREGYRYAHDEPNGYAAGQTYFPEGVTRPNWYQPTDRGAERTMGERLAFMRSLDDAAARGTDA; encoded by the coding sequence TTGACCGATCTGTTCACGACCAAACCCAAGCCTCCCTTAGCCGAACTCCTGCGTCCCAGGACGCTGGACGAATTCGTCGGGCAGCGGCACCTGCTGGGCGCCGGCAAGCCGCTGCGCCTCGCATTCGAGGCGGGCAAGCTGCATTCGTTCATCCTTTGGGGACCACCAGGCGTGGGCAAGACCACCCTGGGGCGTCTGGCCGCCAGTGCAACCGACAGCCGGTTCATTGCCATCTCGGCCGTGCTTGCCGGGGTGAAGGACATCCGGCAAGCCATCGACGAGGCCCAGGCTGAACTGGACAACCATGGTCGATCGACGGTGCTTTTCGTCGATGAGATCCATCGCTTCAACAAGGCGCAGCAGGATGCCTTGCTGCCCCATGTCGAGTCGGGACTTCTGACTCTGGTGGGGGGTACCACCGAGCATCCCGGGTTGGCGGTCAATTCCGCACTGCTCTCGCGTGCACAGGTCTATACCCTCGAACCGCTGTCCGGCGACGAACTGCAGCAGCTCTATGAACGCGCGCGACCGCATCTCCAGGGCGTTACGCTGGACGCCGACGCGCTGGACCTGCTCAAGGGCTTCGCCGATGGTGACGGCAGGCGTTTCCTCAATCTGCTTGAGCAGGTGACGAATGCTGCATCGGGTGCTGGCAAGGCGGTGGTCGACGCAGCATTCGCCAGGGTGTCCACCAGTCCGTCGCTGCGCAGGTTCGACAAAGGCGGTGACGAGTTCTACTGGCAGCTCTCGGCTTTTCACAAGTCGTTGCGTGGCTCCGACCCGGATGCAGCCCTGTATTGGCTGGCCCGCATCCTCGACGGCAGCGGAGACGTCAGCCAGGTGACCCGTCGCATGGTGGTGATGGCCAGCGAAGACATCGGTAACGCCGATCCGCTGGCATTGCAACTGGCACTCAACGCCGCGCAAGCCTACGAGAGGCTGGGTTCTCCCGAGGGCGAGATACCGCTTGCTCAAGCGGTGACCTATCTCGCCCTTGCACCCAAGTCGAATGCTGCCTACACCGCCTGGGATCAGGCGAAGGCATTCGTCAAAAGCAGTGGCTCCCAGCCTGTGCCCCTCCATCTGCGCAATGCGCCGGCGAAGTTGATGAAGCAGATGGGATACCGGGAAGGCTACCGCTACGCGCACGACGAGCCCAACGGCTACGCCGCAGGACAGACCTATTTCCCGGAGGGTGTGACCAGGCCGAACTGGTATCAGCCAACGGACCGAGGTGCCGAGCGCACGATGGGGGAACGGCTTGCCTTTATGCGCTCGCTCGACGACGCGGCGGCGCGGGGGACGGACGCCTGA
- a CDS encoding NAD(P)/FAD-dependent oxidoreductase has translation MIKTSGNRHHVVIIGAGFGGIEVANQLAGTEVDVTIIDRRNHHLFQPLLYQVAGASLSTSEIAWPIRYLFRNRPEVNTLMAEVEGVDQDAREVILNNGSRQSYDTLVLATGATHAYFGHDEWEPFAPGLKTLEDATTIRGRILAAFEEAERTSDPQQRAALQTFVIIGGGPTGVELAGTIAELARDTLARDFRSIDPSTSRVVLIEAGQRLLSVFPEDLSAYTRQALEKLGVEVVLGTPVTGCSAEGVVYGGTPLSARTIVWAAGVQASPAARWLSATSDRAGRVVVGPDLTVAGHPEIFAIGDTASCTMPDGKPVPGIAPAAKQQGKYVASLIGRRLKGKPVDGPFKYRHQGNLATIGRSLAVIDMGRVKLRGAFAWWIWKLAHIYFLIGTQNRLSVALSWVWNHSIGYRGSRIIMRASTDRDRTSASMTLGKSGHLD, from the coding sequence ATGATAAAGACCTCTGGAAACCGGCATCACGTCGTCATCATCGGAGCCGGCTTCGGTGGGATCGAAGTTGCCAACCAGCTTGCCGGCACCGAGGTCGACGTGACCATCATCGATCGGCGCAATCATCACTTGTTCCAACCCTTGCTCTATCAGGTTGCGGGGGCGTCTCTCTCGACCTCGGAGATCGCCTGGCCTATTCGCTATCTCTTTCGCAATCGACCCGAAGTGAACACGTTGATGGCCGAAGTGGAGGGTGTCGATCAGGACGCGCGCGAGGTTATTCTCAACAATGGTTCGCGGCAAAGCTACGACACGCTCGTGCTCGCGACAGGTGCGACCCATGCCTATTTCGGGCATGACGAGTGGGAGCCTTTCGCACCGGGGTTGAAGACGCTGGAAGATGCCACGACCATTCGAGGACGCATCCTCGCTGCCTTCGAAGAAGCTGAGCGCACGAGCGATCCTCAGCAGCGTGCTGCGCTGCAGACGTTCGTCATCATCGGTGGTGGCCCTACCGGGGTCGAACTGGCCGGAACCATTGCCGAACTTGCGCGAGACACGCTGGCACGCGACTTTCGCTCAATCGACCCGAGCACGTCGCGTGTCGTACTGATCGAGGCTGGCCAGCGTCTGCTGTCCGTCTTCCCGGAGGATCTTTCCGCCTATACGCGCCAGGCGCTCGAGAAGCTCGGCGTCGAGGTCGTACTGGGTACGCCAGTCACCGGGTGCTCGGCCGAGGGCGTGGTATACGGCGGCACGCCTCTTTCGGCCAGGACCATCGTGTGGGCCGCCGGGGTCCAGGCGTCTCCCGCTGCCCGCTGGTTGAGCGCTACGTCTGATCGTGCTGGCCGGGTGGTCGTTGGGCCTGACCTGACGGTGGCTGGCCACCCGGAGATCTTCGCCATCGGCGATACGGCTTCGTGCACCATGCCCGACGGAAAGCCTGTACCGGGCATCGCCCCGGCGGCCAAACAGCAAGGCAAGTACGTCGCCAGCCTCATTGGACGGCGCCTGAAGGGCAAGCCCGTTGACGGACCCTTCAAATACCGGCATCAGGGGAACCTGGCCACCATCGGCCGCAGCCTGGCGGTCATTGATATGGGGCGGGTGAAGCTGCGTGGTGCCTTTGCGTGGTGGATCTGGAAGCTTGCGCATATCTACTTTCTGATCGGCACGCAAAATCGCCTGAGCGTCGCCTTGAGTTGGGTATGGAACCACAGCATCGGCTATCGGGGCTCCCGCATCATCATGCGTGCGAGCACCGACAGAGATCGCACATCAGCGTCCATGACGTTGGGTAAATCCGGCCACCTGGATTAA
- the fghA gene encoding S-formylglutathione hydrolase codes for MERVEHHASSDGWQDVYQHESTTLGCTMKVGVYLPPQAQHGKVPVLYWLSGLTCTEQNFITKSAVQRYAAEHGIAVVVPDTSPRGESVANDPAYDLGQGAGFYVNATQAPWAANYRMYDYVVQELPALIEAHFPVTAERSISGHSMGGHGALVIALRNPGRYRSVSAFSPIVAPTEVPWGHKAFTAYLGGDQQAWKQYDTVELIRTAQERLPLLVEQGLSDEFLESQLRPELLRKACEETGHPLTLNLRPGHDHSYYFIASFIGEHIAHHASALNR; via the coding sequence ATGGAACGCGTCGAACATCACGCCAGCTCTGATGGCTGGCAGGACGTCTATCAACACGAATCCACGACACTCGGCTGCACGATGAAGGTCGGTGTCTACCTGCCCCCGCAGGCGCAGCACGGCAAAGTGCCGGTGCTGTACTGGCTTTCGGGCCTCACCTGTACCGAGCAGAACTTCATCACCAAGTCCGCAGTCCAGCGCTACGCGGCCGAACATGGCATCGCCGTCGTCGTACCGGATACCAGTCCTCGCGGCGAAAGCGTTGCCAATGATCCTGCCTACGACCTCGGACAAGGGGCGGGTTTCTACGTCAATGCAACCCAGGCTCCCTGGGCTGCGAACTACCGGATGTATGACTACGTCGTGCAGGAGTTGCCGGCGCTGATAGAGGCTCACTTTCCCGTGACAGCGGAACGCAGCATCAGCGGCCATTCCATGGGCGGACACGGCGCCCTGGTCATCGCTCTGCGCAATCCGGGCCGTTATCGGAGCGTGTCGGCTTTCTCGCCCATCGTCGCCCCCACCGAGGTGCCCTGGGGACACAAAGCCTTCACGGCTTACCTGGGCGGCGATCAGCAAGCGTGGAAGCAGTACGACACCGTGGAGTTGATTCGCACCGCCCAGGAGCGTTTGCCATTGCTGGTGGAGCAAGGCCTGAGCGATGAGTTCCTCGAGAGCCAGCTTCGCCCCGAACTGCTGCGCAAAGCATGCGAAGAGACGGGTCACCCGCTGACGCTAAATCTGCGTCCGGGCCACGATCACAGCTATTACTTCATTGCCAGCTTCATTGGCGAGCATATTGCACACCATGCATCAGCGCTGAACCGCTGA